A window from Streptomyces sp. NBC_00271 encodes these proteins:
- a CDS encoding LysR family transcriptional regulator: MSDSPPPAQDLDLKLVRCFTVVAEHRHFGRAATALHLTASSLSRQISRLELLVGARLLDRTPQGSRLTEAGEVFLPLATALLRSAHQATARVRAAAQPARITIGYIANIIVTPAVRELRRRHPDAEVRSVHLPWNEPRAALLDHRVDVAVARLPFPTDELHVTVLYDEPRALLVPLDHRLVGKKSVTLDDIADEPLSRTLDPMWNAFWRVDPRPDGRPAPDGPLIEGTVEDKIELIAGGQAVAIVPAGARINGLRPDLTTIPLEGVEPSHVVLATRAGDRGRLVTAFRRYAEAHLTAPDPGRSEVGPPA; the protein is encoded by the coding sequence GTGTCCGACTCGCCACCACCTGCCCAGGACCTCGACCTGAAGTTGGTGCGGTGCTTCACCGTCGTCGCCGAGCACCGGCACTTCGGTCGCGCGGCCACCGCCCTGCACCTCACCGCGTCGTCGCTGAGCCGGCAGATCAGTCGTCTCGAACTGCTGGTGGGCGCCCGACTGCTGGACCGCACCCCGCAGGGCAGTCGGCTCACCGAGGCCGGAGAGGTCTTCCTCCCGCTCGCCACAGCACTGCTGCGCTCCGCCCACCAGGCCACGGCACGTGTCCGGGCCGCCGCCCAGCCCGCCCGGATCACCATCGGCTACATCGCGAACATCATCGTCACTCCGGCGGTGCGCGAGTTGCGCCGGCGGCACCCCGACGCCGAGGTGCGCTCCGTCCACCTGCCCTGGAACGAACCACGGGCCGCGCTGCTCGATCACCGGGTGGACGTGGCGGTGGCCCGGCTGCCGTTTCCCACCGACGAACTGCACGTCACGGTCCTCTACGACGAACCCCGGGCGCTCCTGGTGCCCCTCGACCATCGCCTGGTCGGCAAGAAATCGGTCACCCTCGACGACATCGCCGACGAACCCCTGTCCCGGACGCTCGACCCGATGTGGAACGCCTTCTGGCGAGTCGACCCCCGGCCCGACGGACGCCCGGCACCCGACGGTCCGCTCATCGAGGGGACCGTCGAGGACAAGATCGAACTCATCGCGGGTGGGCAGGCCGTGGCCATCGTTCCGGCCGGCGCCCGCATCAACGGCCTGCGCCCCGACCTCACCACGATCCCGCTGGAGGGTGTCGAACCCAGCCACGTCGTGCTGGCCACCCGCGCCGGCGACCGCGGCCGTCTCGTGACCGCCTTCCGCCGATACGCCGAAGCCCACCTCACCGCTCCCGACCCAGGGAGATCTGAGGTTGGCCCTCCCGCATGA
- a CDS encoding TIGR03620 family F420-dependent LLM class oxidoreductase, translated as MGSTGTTTVIDAARRALGPVGVTLPVSFTTPLSIDLQREAVHRLERAGYHAVWTNEVIGGKDALVQLAVLLSATEQLAFGTSVANIWARQPQTMHGAAAVLAQAYPGRFVLGLGVGHPQQAADVGQEFGSPLATMRDYVERMAAPTQTPAPDVAVPRIIAANGPKMLALAGEIADGALPAVQPPEFTAQARQVLGPDKLLVVGLSVVPDSDRDRARAIARERVSAGLGQPSYAAGLARLRYSDQEIAEVSDRLVDAVIGHGDPAAIAAKVREHLAAGADHVTLLSQVGTDFSVGVDQLEWLAPALVGIDRSV; from the coding sequence ATGGGGTCCACGGGGACCACTACCGTGATCGACGCGGCCCGCCGGGCCCTGGGGCCGGTCGGCGTGACCCTGCCGGTCTCCTTCACCACCCCCCTGTCCATCGATCTCCAGCGCGAGGCCGTTCACCGCCTGGAACGCGCCGGCTACCACGCCGTGTGGACCAACGAGGTCATCGGTGGCAAGGATGCCCTCGTCCAGCTGGCCGTGCTGCTGTCGGCAACGGAGCAGCTGGCGTTCGGCACCAGCGTCGCCAATATCTGGGCCCGGCAACCGCAGACCATGCACGGTGCGGCGGCCGTACTCGCCCAGGCCTATCCCGGCCGGTTCGTGCTCGGCCTCGGGGTCGGCCACCCGCAGCAGGCGGCCGACGTCGGCCAGGAGTTCGGCAGCCCGCTGGCCACCATGCGCGACTACGTGGAACGGATGGCCGCCCCGACCCAGACGCCCGCGCCCGACGTCGCCGTTCCCCGGATCATCGCCGCGAACGGTCCGAAGATGCTGGCGCTGGCCGGCGAGATCGCCGACGGAGCGCTGCCCGCCGTGCAGCCTCCCGAGTTCACCGCGCAGGCCCGGCAGGTGCTCGGCCCGGACAAGCTGCTGGTCGTGGGACTGTCCGTGGTCCCCGACAGCGACCGCGACCGGGCGCGGGCGATCGCACGGGAGCGGGTGTCGGCAGGCCTCGGCCAGCCGTCGTACGCCGCAGGGCTGGCCCGGCTGCGCTATTCGGACCAGGAGATCGCCGAGGTGAGTGACCGGCTGGTGGACGCGGTCATCGGCCACGGTGATCCGGCCGCGATCGCGGCCAAGGTGCGCGAGCACCTGGCCGCCGGCGCGGATCACGTGACGCTGCTGTCGCAGGTCGGCACCGACTTCTCGGTCGGCGTGGACCAGCTGGAGTGGCTCGCCCCGGCGCTGGTCGGCATTGACCGATCGGTGTGA
- a CDS encoding MarR family winged helix-turn-helix transcriptional regulator yields MTDIRLKQAELPVEDQAYYRLVGVSSALTSRASARLEEEFRLPASWFEVLLWLYHQDGPLSATDLGSCALISRSQVSRVIDALQARELVTRAPSASDARSVEVTITPQGRDLFERADAARRETLSPVLADRLDPAELEELARILLKLKG; encoded by the coding sequence GTGACGGACATCAGGCTCAAGCAGGCAGAACTGCCTGTCGAGGACCAGGCGTACTACCGCCTCGTAGGGGTGAGCAGTGCCCTCACCTCACGCGCGAGCGCCCGACTGGAGGAGGAGTTCCGCCTGCCGGCCTCCTGGTTCGAGGTACTGCTCTGGCTCTACCACCAGGACGGGCCGCTGTCGGCCACCGATCTCGGCTCCTGTGCGTTGATCAGCCGAAGCCAGGTCTCACGGGTGATCGACGCCCTCCAGGCCCGCGAACTGGTCACCCGCGCCCCTTCGGCCAGCGACGCCAGATCCGTCGAGGTGACCATCACGCCGCAGGGCCGTGACCTCTTCGAGCGCGCGGACGCCGCCCGCCGTGAAACCCTGTCTCCGGTCCTGGCGGACAGGCTGGACCCGGCCGAGCTCGAAGAACTGGCCCGCATTCTCCTCAAGCTCAAGGGCTGA
- a CDS encoding SDR family oxidoreductase, whose translation MKIALVTGTSTGIGLETAVLAAKAGYEVIATMRNTDTAAALLERLPDADVRQLDVTDPDSVRACVDGVIADHGRLDALINNAGAGHLGTIELESVDDVRDVMEVNFFGVVQVTKAALPHLRAAEGRLITVTSVGGVVGQPFNEAYCAAKFAVEGWMESLAPVVGKLGVAVSVIEPGAVATEFVANVRADRDVEALVAGAGDYQSVINGYLARTQQAFSAAQSARECAETVVGALTAAEPRFRYQSSESAAGFTAVKLADTDGSAVQALTASWLGA comes from the coding sequence ATGAAGATCGCCCTCGTCACCGGCACGTCGACCGGCATCGGTCTGGAAACCGCCGTACTCGCCGCAAAGGCGGGCTACGAGGTCATCGCGACCATGCGGAACACCGACACGGCCGCGGCACTGCTCGAGCGGCTGCCCGACGCCGACGTCCGACAGCTCGACGTGACGGATCCGGACTCGGTCAGGGCCTGCGTCGACGGCGTGATCGCCGACCACGGACGGTTGGACGCGCTGATCAACAACGCCGGGGCCGGACACCTCGGCACCATCGAGCTGGAGAGCGTCGACGACGTCCGCGACGTCATGGAGGTCAACTTCTTCGGAGTCGTCCAGGTGACCAAGGCCGCGCTGCCGCACCTTCGCGCCGCCGAGGGGCGTCTGATCACGGTCACCAGCGTCGGAGGCGTCGTCGGCCAGCCGTTCAACGAGGCCTATTGCGCCGCCAAGTTCGCGGTCGAGGGCTGGATGGAGAGTCTCGCCCCGGTCGTCGGCAAGCTCGGTGTCGCGGTGAGTGTGATCGAGCCCGGCGCGGTGGCCACCGAATTCGTCGCGAACGTACGGGCCGACCGGGACGTCGAGGCCCTGGTCGCCGGAGCCGGGGACTACCAGTCGGTGATCAACGGCTATCTGGCCCGCACCCAGCAGGCGTTCTCCGCGGCGCAGTCGGCCCGGGAGTGCGCGGAGACCGTCGTGGGCGCTCTGACCGCCGCCGAGCCCCGGTTCCGCTACCAGAGCTCCGAGTCCGCGGCCGGCTTCACCGCGGTCAAGCTGGCCGACACCGACGGCTCGGCCGTACAGGCTCTGACCGCCTCCTGGCTCGGGGCGTGA
- a CDS encoding luciferase domain-containing protein — protein sequence MTMALRAMAQLASWPDLTETPPSCGTGRALSTVQNEIVHFHTDQDVDLHLTARAIRRFEDHLRGATAFRLVPGSPWVTTRLEVETDMDLLLTLVSLALQAHQAWPVSRDTPSAKCNDQQDMALPRNNSSGS from the coding sequence ATGACGATGGCCTTGCGCGCCATGGCGCAACTGGCGAGTTGGCCGGACCTCACGGAGACACCGCCAAGCTGTGGCACGGGGCGGGCACTGAGCACGGTCCAGAACGAGATCGTCCACTTCCATACGGACCAAGACGTTGACCTGCACCTCACCGCCCGCGCCATCCGGCGTTTCGAAGACCACCTCAGGGGCGCGACCGCGTTCCGTCTGGTGCCCGGTTCGCCTTGGGTGACGACACGCCTCGAAGTCGAGACGGACATGGACCTGCTGTTGACCCTGGTGAGCCTCGCTCTTCAGGCCCATCAGGCGTGGCCGGTTTCCCGCGATACGCCGTCGGCCAAGTGTAATGATCAGCAGGACATGGCGCTTCCGCGTAACAATTCCAGCGGAAGCTGA
- a CDS encoding three-helix bundle dimerization domain-containing protein: MAVETREEDAIRGVVERLTSAYDKTCTPEQVEAAVAKAHTAFSERPVRDFVPVLVERKARALLNEAAG, encoded by the coding sequence GTGGCTGTCGAGACGCGCGAGGAAGACGCCATCCGCGGAGTCGTCGAACGTCTCACGAGCGCCTACGACAAGACGTGTACGCCCGAACAGGTCGAAGCGGCTGTAGCCAAGGCACACACTGCCTTCAGTGAGCGGCCCGTGCGCGACTTCGTTCCGGTCCTGGTCGAACGCAAGGCGCGCGCCCTTTTGAACGAGGCCGCGGGCTGA